GGCCAGTTGTTCGTCTTCCACGGTGACCAAGGACGATACGCCGTTGACCCTGACCTCCCGTTGCTCGCCCCAGGTCGCCGCGACCGCCGTATAGGACCTCCCTTCGATGAGCAGGGAATAGAACTGATCCCCCTGAATCGAGGCCATGTCGATTTCCACCGGGCGACCGTCGATTTGCAGCGCGACCCGGCCTTCCCGGTCATCCAGGCTGACGGTGTATGTCGTACCCTGAATGGTGACTAGATAGCTCAACGTGCACCCTTTCGCCGTCTTATGCGGCGGGCAATCCGCACGGCAACCTGCACCGGTCAGCCCGCGGCGGGAAGGCCGTCATCTGCCCCTGCGCATGGCGTCGCGCCTCCCGGTCAGCTTCCACGGACTCTCTCCGGACCCGTCGGATCCATCCCCGCCGACCCCGGCCGGCACTGCCCGTCTCGCTTCCCGGTGCTTCATGATGGCGGCGAAGGCGGCGGCGATATGACGCTCATCGGTCCCGGCGTCTTCGTCAGGCCCCATGGTCTCGACGAAAGCGGTGGAATAGTCGCCGGAAATGAACCGGGGGTCGGAAAGGGTCCGGAGGTGGAACGGAATCGTGGTCTTGATCCCGCCGATATCGTATTCTCCGAGCGCTCTTTTCATGCGGGCGATCGCTTCTTCCCGCTTCTCGGCCCATACGATGAGCTTGGCGATCATGGGATCGTAATAGATCGGCACCTCGTAACCCACGCAGAAACCGCTGTCCAGCCGGACACCGGGGCCGCCCGGCTCGCTCAGGCGCGTAACCACGCCGACCGAGGGCATGAACTGCGCATTGGGATCTTCGGCGGAGATGCGGCACTCCAGGGCCGCGCCGTGCAGGCGCACGTCTTCCTGCCTGAAGGGCAGGGGCATGCCGGCGGCGATTTCGATCTGTCGCCGGACCAGGTCCTGCCCCGTTCTCAGTTCGGTGACCGGGTGCTCGACCTGAAGGCGGGTGTTCATCTCGAGGAAATAGAACTGCCGGTCCTGGTCGACGATAAACTCCACGGTACCGGCGTTGGTGTACTGGACGGCTTCGGCGGCCCGTACGGCCGCTTCTCCCATGGCGTTCCGCAGCGTATCGTCGAGAATGCAGGAGGGCGATTCTTCGATGAGCTTCTGGTGGCGGCGCTGGATCGAACACTCCCGCTCGCCAAGATGCACCGCGTGCCCGTGCCGGTCGGCGAGGACCTGGAATTCCACGTGGCGGGGTTCCACCAGGTATTTCTCCAGGTAGACCGTGGCGTCGCCGAAGGCGGACTGGGCCTCGGACCGCGCGGTCCGGAGCGCGCCGGCCAGGTCGTCCGGGGATTCCACGACGCGCATGCCCTTGCCGCCGCCGCCCATGGCCGCCTTCACGAGGACCGGGTAGCCGATGGATTCCGCCGCGCCGAGGGCTTCCTCGTCACTGCCGATCCCTTCTTCGGTCCCCGGTACGACGGGCACCCCGGCCCGGCCCATGGTCTTTCGCGCCGCCGTCTTGCTCCCCATGGTCCGCATGGCCTCGCCGGAAGGGCCGATGAACGTGATGCCGGCCTCCGCGCAGCGATCGGCGAACTCCCCGTTTTCGGAAAGGAACCCGTATCCCGGATGGACCGCGTCGGCCCCGGCCTTCTTTGCAGTCTCGATGATCCGGTCCACGCGGAGGTAACTGTCCGAGGAAGGCGCGTCGCCGATGCAGAAGGCCTCGTCGGCGAACTGGACGTGCAGGGCGGTGCGGTCCGCCTCGGAGAAGACGGCCGTCGATTCGATGCCCATTTCCCGGCACGTGCGGATCACCCGGACGGCGATCTCTCCGCGGTTGGCGATCAGTATTTTTCGGATCATGTACCCTCTTACAGCGGGATGTTCCCGTGTTTCTTGGGAGGATTCGCGTCTCGCTTGTTCTTCAGCATCTCCAGCGCGGAAATGATACGTGGACGGGTCTCCTGGGGCTGGATTACTTCATCGATATACCCGATCTTCGCCGCGACATAGGGATTGTCGAACTTCTCCCGGAACTCGGCGGTCAGTTCCTCGCGCAGGGCGTCGGGATCATCCGCTTCGGCCAGTTCCCTGCGATAAAGCACATTCACCGAGGCTTCCGGACCCATGACCGCGAACTGCCCGGACGGCCAGGCGTAATTGATGTCGGCCCGTATCTGCTTGCTGTTCATCACGCAGTAGGCGCCGCCGTAGGCCTTGCGCGTGACCACGGTCAGCCGGGGCACCGTGCTTTCACAGAACGCGTAGAGCAGCTTGGCGCCTTCCTTGATGATGCCGCCGTGCTCCTGGCTTACGCCGGGCAAGAACCCGGGCACGTCCTCGAAGACCACCAGGGGGATGTTGAAGGCGTCGCAGAAGCGCACGAACCGCGCGCCCTTCACGGACGCGTCGATGTCCAGCACGCCGGCGAGCGAAGCGGGCTGGTTGGCGACGATGCCGGCGGTCCGGCCGTTGAAACGGGCGAACCCCACGACGATATTGTCGGCGAACTCGCCATGCACTTCGAAGAAGTCGCCATGGTCCACCACCCGGTGGATCACGTCCTTGATGTCGTAGGGTTTGTTGGCGTCGTCCGGCACGATGCGGGCAAGTTCCTCGTCCATCCGGTCGGGGTCGTCCGTGGACGCGACCCGCAGTGGATCTTCCATGTTGTTCGAGGGCAGGAACGCCAGGAGCTCCTTCACCATGGAAAGGCACGAGGGTTCGTCCGGCGCGGAAAAATGGGCCACGCCGGTCACGGAGTTATGGACGTGCGCGCCGCCCAGTTCGTCGAAAGTCACCTCTTCGTGGGTCACCGCGCGGATCACGTCCGGTCCGGTGATGAACATGTAGCTGGTATCCTCGACCATGAAGACGAAGTCGGTCATGGCCGGAGAGTAGACCGCACCGCCCGCACAGGGCCCCATGATCACCGAAATCTGCGGGATCACGCCGGAAGCCTGGACATTGCGCAGGAAGATGTCGGCGTAGCCCGCGAGGCTGACCACCCCTTCCTGGATGCGCGCGCCGCCGGAGTCCTTCAGGCTGATGACCGGCGCGCCGTTCTTCATGGCAAGGTCCATGACCTTGCAGATCTTCTCGCCGTAGGCCTGGCCCAGCGAACCGCCGAATACGGTGAAGTCTTCGGACACGACGTAGACGCTGCGGCCGTCGATGGTGCCGTAGCCCGTGATCACTCCGTCGCCGAGCACTTCCGTGCCTTCCATGCCGAAATCCCGACAGTCGTGGGTCACGAAGGCGCCGATCTCCTCGAAACTGCCCTCGTCCAGGAGAAAGGCCACCCGCTCCCTGGCGGTCCACTTCCCGGCTTCGTGCTGGCGGTCGATACGGCGCTGCCCGCCTCCTTCGGCCGCCTGTTTTCGCAGCGCGTCCAGGTGTTTCATCTTCTCGGACATGGACATGGGATACGGTTCTCCCGGCGGGACCGGAACGATCGGATCGAGACGGTCACGCCCGCCTGACTATACTACTTCGAAATCCAGGGCCTCCAGGCCGGTCCGCAACCGGTCTTCCCCTTCCGCGGACAGCCGGGCGGTGGGCGGGCGCGGCGGCCCCACGGGTACTCCGCGCCATTCGAGCATCTTCTTGATCCCGGCCAGGACGCCCACCGAAATCAAAAGCGCGATGACCCGGTTGGCCTGTACCTGCAGTGACATGGCTTCCTGTATCCGTCCGTTTCGGAAGGCGTCGTACATGCCCAGGAACATCCGGGGCATGATGTTGTACGTGGAACCGATGGCTCCGTCGCTGCCCATCACGAACCCCGCAACGCACATCTCGTCCGGCCCCGTGATGGCGTTCAGCCTGCCCCCGGACAGGTCTACGAGCTGCTGAAACACGAAGAAGTTCGGGTCCGTGAACTTGATGCCCGCGAAATTGGGTACCGAATCCATGGCCTCCAGGAACTGCCCGGGCGAGACCTGCCCGTCCACGTCGCGCGCGAGCCAGTAGACGTAGAACGGGACCTTCGAAGCGCCTCCGATGGCGGCATAGTGTCGTACGGCGGCCGCCAGGTCGTTGGGTCGGTCCGCGGGGGCGACGGAAGCCACGGCGTCCGCACCCAGCGCGCCGGCCTCCGACGCGAGGACGACGGCGTCCTCCGTGGTCGTGCCGCCCACGTGAAAGACCACCGGGACCTGGCCCGCGACGTCACGGGTTACGGTCTCGCACATCCGCCGCCGCTCCGCGACGGACATCTGCCGGCCCTCACCCGTGCCTCCGGTGATGAAGAATCCGTTACTGCCGGCGTCCACCAGGTGACGCACCAGGGGCGCCACCCGGCCGGACGACAGCTCGAGTTCTTCATCGAAGGGCGTGCAGAGTGCCGGCCAGATGCCTTGGACCAGTTTGGACATGATTCCGGTAATCGTCGTCGGCGTCAGAAACGGTAGTTAATACCCAGCTGAACGAAACCGTCCTGCCGGAGATCGTAGTACAGATCGTCGCGGTCGATGTTGGTGATCGCGACCGCCCCCAGGTCCAGGGAAACAGCATCCGACAGCCGGCGCGCCAGTTCAATACCGTAGATGCGCTGACGCTTGTCGAGATCGTGCAGCACACTCACCGTCGCCTCCGTACCCTGGACATCGTTAAGCATGAGCCGAAGGGCGGCGAAGAGGTCGTTTTCATAGAAATTGGTCGCGCGTCGGCCGCGTCCGTCACGGTCCCATTCGGCGAAAAGAGTAAGGTCGGCGTCCGTATTCCACAAGGAAAAAAACGTGTACTCACCGCCCAGCACGAAGGCGTTGAAGGTCTCTTCCACGCCCGCCAGGTTGCGCGCTCCGGACCGCCTGATCGCTTCCAGCTTGAGCAGAAGAGACCCGGTGGTCCACTGGGCATCCAGGCCGAACTGGCGGATTTGATTGTATATGGGATAAAGTACGGGTACGGGCAGAACGGACGAGCCGGGCAGGTTGGACGGAACGCCCGGTTCGCCGCAGTCAAAACACAGTCCGAAGGAAGGCTCCCTGGCCGTGCCGTCGAATACGCTGGCCCCGAAGTCCAGCAGGCCCACGGTATGGCTGTAGCGGGCGGCGAAATCCGGATGCCACTTCCCGGACGAACTTTCGTATTCCACCAGGTCATTGTCGACGACCACCGAAGCGCGCAGCCGCCCGTCGCTGCCGGGGAACGTGCGTTTCCGGTGCCAGGACATGCCCAGCAGTTCCACCACACCCCAGTCCGACGACCAGGTCACGTAGGCCATGGGCTGCCCCATCCGGGTCTTTTCGTCGGGATGTTCGACCAGGTCGATCTGGTTGACGATGTCCACCAGGTGGCGGGACTCGACCACGCCCCAGAAAACTCGGTCCACGCCCAGGCGCAGTTCCCATTCCCCGTTGCCGGCGGCGCCTGAAAGCAGGAGGTACGCTTCCCGCAGGTCGAAATGGGTACGTCGGTCGTCCGCGCTGTCATAGCGGAACCAGGGCGTCACATTGAGGATGCGGCCCGCTTCGTCTTCGAGGTAGAGGTTGGGTTCCGCTACGAATCCGCTCGCGTGGGAACCCTGGCCCTGGAAAAGGGCAGTCTGGGGAAACCACCGGCTTTCTGCGGCCAGCCGGCCCGACAGGTCGATATAGTAGCTTCCGGCCTGGCCGCGCGAGGCAGCCGGATGCACCGCTACACCGAGCAGACAGACGCCGAACCACAGGAGGCGAACCAGGGCACGCGAGAGGGCCCGCGAGGGCATCACCGCACCCGCCTCAGCCCGGTGCGGGTGAAGTCGCGGTCGTCGATGTCGGTCCCGAACTGGTAATCCGTCCATACCAGGTCGGTGCTCTTGCCCGTCAGATGGTTCACCATGGCCATACTGCCGGCCCGCCAGTAACGGTCCAGATACTGCCGGTACTCACCCAGGGTAAGCGTCTTGAGATGGGCGTCCTTGCGGTCGTAGTACTCGACTTTCCAGACGCGCAGCGACGCCTTGTCGCGCCATACGAGCTGGCGGCGGTAGACCGAACCCTTCTCCACCGGGACGCGCTCGGTGACCACGCAGTCCAGGCCGTCCCCGCAGGGTTCGTCGCGCAGGTACCGGTAGGTGTATTTCTCCACTTCCTGGACCGTCATGTCCTCGTAGGTGAACTCGCTTCCCATGAAGGAACCCGAACGGTTGGACGAACTGATGCGCTTGACGCGCTTCAGGGCCGGCAGGTAGAGCCATTGGTCGTCCGGCCGGTCCTTGTGGCCGTGTATGAGCAGCGCGGTGCCCCGGGCGTCGCGCGGCTGGTCGAACACGAAGAGACTCTTGTTGCCGTCGTCTTCTGCCTCGAGCACCTTCACGCGCACTTCACGGACGCTTTCCTGCCCCTTCTTGTTGCGCAGGACCATGGTCATGCCGGCCGAGAAATTGCCGAAACCCTCGTCCTGGCTCCGGGCGTCCCGGGCGATCTGGAGCCCCTTTTCTTCCGACGGTCCGCCTGGACCGCCTGAACCGCCTTGATCGGCCGGGTCGGCCGGACTGCCCGGTCCGCCAGCCCATGCCTCCTGGGACGGCATGCCCGGCAGGACGAACAACGCCAGGAGGCAGAACCCGGCGGCTCGCAGTCCGCGCGCCGGTCGCATTGGTTGGTCTGTTTTCATGATTTTCTCCTGTCAAGCGCCATAAGCAGGGGAGGAAGCAGCAGGAAATCGGCAATGATCGCGAAGCCTATGGTGATAGTGACCAGCAGCCCGAGGGCCCACGACACCTGGAAACCGGAACCCGCGAAGGCCAGGAACCCCGCGGAAAGGACCAGCGTCGTGGTCCACAACGCCTTTCCCACCGACCGGAAGGTAACGCGCACCGCTTCTTCCGCCGAAAGGCCCTCTTCTTTGCGCGCCCGGAGATACCTGCTGAGAAAGTGGATCGTATCGTCCACGACGATGCCGAAGGCGACGACGATGACCACCGACGAGGCGATGCCCACTTCGCCGACCAGGTGTCCCCAGAGCCCGAAGCTCATGGCCGCGGGTACGAAATTCGGCAGCAGGCTGATGAGGCCGAAGCGAAAACTCCTGAAGACCAGGACCAGGATGATCGAGATGAGCGCCATGGCGGTCACCGTCCCGCGCAGCATCGACTCGATATTGCGTTGCGAGATGTGGGCGAAGACCACGCTCAACCCGGTGGCTTCTGTCGCGAGCGCGGGCGCGTTCTCGCGCAGCCAGGTCTCGCCCCGGCCGGCCAGGTCCTGCAGATCCTGGCTCGACCGGCCGCGGATCACGACCGTCATGCGCGTCGCGGACTTGGACACATCGATCCGGTCGTTCAGATCGCTGCCGAAGGGCAGTGACAATTCATAGAGGAGCAGGTACTGCGATGCGAGATCCTGGGCATCGGGGATCCGGAAGAAGGCCGGATCGTCGCCGTTCATATTCTTGTTCAGCCGCTTCATGATATCCGTGAAAGCCTGTACGTGCCCCACTTCGGGCTGGCTCCGGTTCCATTCCGCGAAAGCCTCCACCTGCCGCAGGTATTCCGGATCGGTGATCCCGCCCTCCTCCTCCGCGGCCAGCGTATACTCCATGGACAGCAGTCCGGTCAGGTTGTCCATGACGAAATCCGTATCCCGCCGGAACTCGTATCGTTCATCGAAGTAATCCGGCCAGCTGTCGGTCAATACGTTCCTGGGCACGCCGGTGATCAGGACGACCGTCATGATTCCGATTAACCAGAGCAGCGGCTTGCGGCGCGCGACGACGAAATCACCCAGCCGATCGAAGAAGACCGGTTGCCGGAAACCACCGGCACGGGCCCGCAATGGAAGGACCGAAAGCAGCGCGGGCAGGAGTGTCATGGCGTAGAAGAAAGTGATGATCACCCCGAAAGCCACGAAGTTGCCGAGAATGTGAAACGGCGGCGAATCCGAGAAGTTCAGGCTGAGAAATCCGATCGCGGTGGTGATCGAGGCCAGGAATACCGGGTAGGCGTTCGTCTTTATGGATTGCGCGACCGCCGCGTTCCGGTCCTCCCCCCGTCTTATTCCCGAGAGCGTGTGGGTGATGATGTGGACCGCCTGGGCGACGGAAATCGCCATGACGATAATGGGCACTCCTGAATTCACCGGGCTGAATACCGTGTGAAACCAGCCGGCAAGCCCCATGGTCGTCGAGATCACGAAACCGATCATGACGATGATGATGCCGGTTCCCAGAAAGGACTTCATGAGCAGGGTCGAGGTGATCACGATGAGGACGAAGACGATGGGCAGCAGGGTTTCCAGGTCGTCTCGGGTGGCATCGGCGAAGGCCCGGTTCATGACCACGTCGCCCGTCAGGTAGAAGTCCACTTCCCCGTTCGCCGCCCTCGCATCGTCCAGCATGCCGTCCAGGTAGTCGGTCAGTTCGATCACCGCGAGATCCGGGTTGTCGCCCAGTACGAAATTGACCGCCAGGCCGGCCACGCGGCCGTCAGGAGAAACGAGCCGTCCGACCACTTCCCGGGAACCCAGCGCGATCGTCCGGACGCGATCCAGGTCGGCCTCGCCCAGCGACGAGGCGTCTTCGACGAGCGGCCCCACGATGAGGTCGTCTTCCATCGCTTCACTGTGAAAGTAGTTCGTAAGGGAATTCACCCGCGTCGAGTACGGAGCGAACCAGGCGGTTTCGGTGAGGTCTTCGACGACGCCGAGCACTTCGCGGGTGAAGACGGAACCGTCCCGGGGTGCGATGGCGATCAGGGCGGTGTTCGAAACGGAGTAGATGTCTTCCAGCGCATCGAAAGCGGCGAGTTGGGGATTGTTCTCGCCGAACATGACGCGATGCTCGTTGGAGACGGTGATATTCCTGCCGCCGGCCGCCATGGCGAGCATGAACAGCGAGGCGAGCGAGATAACGAGCCACCGATGGCGCAGGATTGCGTCGATGTAGTTATCCAGGTGCAATTGATCGCGCTACCATTTGCTGGATTCAGACGCTTTTACATTATCGGGAAGCCGGTAGCTCATGCCGATATCGTCATAAGCCGAAAGCTGAAGCATCTGCGAGAAATTGTCCAGTTTCGTCTGCCGGCCTCTCGTTTTCAACAACAGGTTCTTCACACGGCTGATGCGGTTTTTCAAGCGATGGGCGGCCAGGACGCCAAAGGTACTGCTTTTCGGGTAACGCAGCGCATCGGCCAGTTCGTGTCCCAGCAGGGCACGGGAGATATTATACAATGTCTTGAGGGCGGCGGCCACTTCCTCGGGATCCGTGATATTCAGCAGCGCCGGCCCGGCATGGATCAGTGCGTTCGCGTTCGCGATGGAGTGCTCGTCGGGAGGCGGTTCGCACATGAAGCCGATATCGATGATCGTCCGGGCTTCGTTCTCATCCTTCATGAGGATGCTTTCCGGAACGCCCATGATGTAGCCGGTATACCGAAAGACCTTTACGAAACTCTCCCTTTCTTCCTGGGAGTAGATGGCGCCCAGCGAGATGGAATGCTTCAGGATCTGCGCCGAGAAAATACTGACCGCCAGGCCTATATGGGCGGCGCTCAGGGGCGTGCCCCAGGCCCCGGTTTCCCATATGTCGGAGTCTTTCATCAGGCGGCGCACCATGGCATGCACGAAACGGATACGGGCGGAAAGCCGGTAGCCGTCCCCTTCCCTGCGAAGGCCGCCGGGCAGGAAGATCTCCAGCAGATGTCGGTTATTCTGCTTGAAACGGCGGGTAGCGTTTTCTGAGTGTACCCGCCCGGTCAGGTAGAAGGACTTGCTGATGAGCGTCGTGAATCCTTCGAGCAAGGCCGCGGTCACGAAGGCCACCAGTATTTCCGGCATGTTCTTGTGGAATCCGACCACGGCGGGGCGGAATTCTTCGAAATCGACCCATTCGGGGATCTTCGAATCGACCTCCCGGAAATAGCGCTGCAGGACTTCAGGCGCTTTACTTAACCATTCTTCTTCCTGGTGCAGCCCCGCATGGATGAACTGGTGCATCTCGCCCGGCGGCATACCGGAAAGCTCATCCATCACGGGATCCAGATCCTCGTCGCCGACCATGGTGTGCCGGATGTAGTTGTCGGCGAATTCCGGGTTCAGGGACCGCGCTTTCTCATAACCACTGGCGTAAGACGTTGGGACTTGAAGCAAAACCGAATCCTGGATCCAGGCGAACGGACACACTACGACACTATTGAATTATCGCACGTTAACGTATAAACCACTGAATTGTCAAGTTTCCATTTTCTATTCGTGATTACGTCCACTGTCCTCGACTAATCATATAAACCCCATGTAGTACAGTTTTTGCAGCCCAAATGAACACGTGAAACATTTAATTTATCTAATTTTAAATAGCTGTCCTTTGCATTATTATCTTTATATACTGATATATGGAACGGCCGGTACGGCATTTCACTCACCATGCACTAAACCGGTCTTAGGATGCATCGTAACAGCACATGAAACCGGTCCGCCGCGACAAGGCGCCACGGGGCTGTCACCGGTTTGCGATACCAAGGGAATCAGCACCTGGGTATCCGGTCTGCACTTCGATGCATACAGGCGTGTACCATCTACCGCCTCGATCAGTACAGCAAGACAGCTGTGATGTCCGCGTCGCCCGTGGAGAAAGCAGCGAACTGTTTCTGTGCCACTGTAATCAGCGTCAGTTGCCGGCACCCGTGTCCCTGCACCGTCGGAATCACGAAAGATACTACGGCCGTGGGAACTGGGTAGTGGAATACCCGTAACCGGACACTTCGAACCGGGTATTCAATCGGTGCCGGATGCACCCGTCGCGCTTGATCGGCCCTTCGATCTCAAGCGCTTTCAATCAATGGAAAGGTAGTTTCTTTGAGACCATGAACAAGCAACCACACAGGCCAGGGGACTTCCATCTGATACACGCATGCCTCGAAGGTCGATCGGATGCGCAGAGTCTACTCTACAAATCGTTTTTCATGTCGGACATGCCCGTTCACTTCTGGGTTTACAAAAAAGCGTACTGGATACCGGCGGGTGAAAAGGAAGACATCCTCAATGACATATTCATCGCGGTCTTGCAGAGTCTTCCAAAGTTTGAATTCCGCAGTGCATTGAGCACCTACGTTATCCGCATCGCCAAGATCAAGTGCCTTGACGCCATGCCTTCGCGGATGGGGGTCGCAAGGGGGAGAGGTATCAAGTTTGTCGATATTGACTGGTTTGCTTCGAACACCGAGTCGGGGCTGCAGATCGTAGACTCCAATCCGAACAACGGTGCTGACCGGTTATTCAAGAAGCTGGAAGAAGAAGAACAGATTTACCTGTTGCATACCGCCCTGAAATACTACACGGGGCCGCGATGCCGGACCGTCCTTAAAATGTACGTCAGGGAACTGAAAGGCGAACTGAACAGGGAGGACATTGCCGAACTGATGGGGGTGTCCGTACAACGCATGGGACAGATGATCTACGACTGCATGTATCGCCTCAGACGAAAAATGCAGAGCAGGTATCGT
This DNA window, taken from Gemmatimonadota bacterium, encodes the following:
- the accC gene encoding acetyl-CoA carboxylase biotin carboxylase subunit; this translates as MIRKILIANRGEIAVRVIRTCREMGIESTAVFSEADRTALHVQFADEAFCIGDAPSSDSYLRVDRIIETAKKAGADAVHPGYGFLSENGEFADRCAEAGITFIGPSGEAMRTMGSKTAARKTMGRAGVPVVPGTEEGIGSDEEALGAAESIGYPVLVKAAMGGGGKGMRVVESPDDLAGALRTARSEAQSAFGDATVYLEKYLVEPRHVEFQVLADRHGHAVHLGERECSIQRRHQKLIEESPSCILDDTLRNAMGEAAVRAAEAVQYTNAGTVEFIVDQDRQFYFLEMNTRLQVEHPVTELRTGQDLVRRQIEIAAGMPLPFRQEDVRLHGAALECRISAEDPNAQFMPSVGVVTRLSEPGGPGVRLDSGFCVGYEVPIYYDPMIAKLIVWAEKREEAIARMKRALGEYDIGGIKTTIPFHLRTLSDPRFISGDYSTAFVETMGPDEDAGTDERHIAAAFAAIMKHREARRAVPAGVGGDGSDGSGESPWKLTGRRDAMRRGR
- a CDS encoding acyl-CoA carboxylase subunit beta, which codes for MSEKMKHLDALRKQAAEGGGQRRIDRQHEAGKWTARERVAFLLDEGSFEEIGAFVTHDCRDFGMEGTEVLGDGVITGYGTIDGRSVYVVSEDFTVFGGSLGQAYGEKICKVMDLAMKNGAPVISLKDSGGARIQEGVVSLAGYADIFLRNVQASGVIPQISVIMGPCAGGAVYSPAMTDFVFMVEDTSYMFITGPDVIRAVTHEEVTFDELGGAHVHNSVTGVAHFSAPDEPSCLSMVKELLAFLPSNNMEDPLRVASTDDPDRMDEELARIVPDDANKPYDIKDVIHRVVDHGDFFEVHGEFADNIVVGFARFNGRTAGIVANQPASLAGVLDIDASVKGARFVRFCDAFNIPLVVFEDVPGFLPGVSQEHGGIIKEGAKLLYAFCESTVPRLTVVTRKAYGGAYCVMNSKQIRADINYAWPSGQFAVMGPEASVNVLYRRELAEADDPDALREELTAEFREKFDNPYVAAKIGYIDEVIQPQETRPRIISALEMLKNKRDANPPKKHGNIPL
- a CDS encoding outer membrane lipoprotein-sorting protein; translated protein: MPSQEAWAGGPGSPADPADQGGSGGPGGPSEEKGLQIARDARSQDEGFGNFSAGMTMVLRNKKGQESVREVRVKVLEAEDDGNKSLFVFDQPRDARGTALLIHGHKDRPDDQWLYLPALKRVKRISSSNRSGSFMGSEFTYEDMTVQEVEKYTYRYLRDEPCGDGLDCVVTERVPVEKGSVYRRQLVWRDKASLRVWKVEYYDRKDAHLKTLTLGEYRQYLDRYWRAGSMAMVNHLTGKSTDLVWTDYQFGTDIDDRDFTRTGLRRVR
- a CDS encoding MMPL family transporter gives rise to the protein MHLDNYIDAILRHRWLVISLASLFMLAMAAGGRNITVSNEHRVMFGENNPQLAAFDALEDIYSVSNTALIAIAPRDGSVFTREVLGVVEDLTETAWFAPYSTRVNSLTNYFHSEAMEDDLIVGPLVEDASSLGEADLDRVRTIALGSREVVGRLVSPDGRVAGLAVNFVLGDNPDLAVIELTDYLDGMLDDARAANGEVDFYLTGDVVMNRAFADATRDDLETLLPIVFVLIVITSTLLMKSFLGTGIIIVMIGFVISTTMGLAGWFHTVFSPVNSGVPIIVMAISVAQAVHIITHTLSGIRRGEDRNAAVAQSIKTNAYPVFLASITTAIGFLSLNFSDSPPFHILGNFVAFGVIITFFYAMTLLPALLSVLPLRARAGGFRQPVFFDRLGDFVVARRKPLLWLIGIMTVVLITGVPRNVLTDSWPDYFDERYEFRRDTDFVMDNLTGLLSMEYTLAAEEEGGITDPEYLRQVEAFAEWNRSQPEVGHVQAFTDIMKRLNKNMNGDDPAFFRIPDAQDLASQYLLLYELSLPFGSDLNDRIDVSKSATRMTVVIRGRSSQDLQDLAGRGETWLRENAPALATEATGLSVVFAHISQRNIESMLRGTVTAMALISIILVLVFRSFRFGLISLLPNFVPAAMSFGLWGHLVGEVGIASSVVIVVAFGIVVDDTIHFLSRYLRARKEEGLSAEEAVRVTFRSVGKALWTTTLVLSAGFLAFAGSGFQVSWALGLLVTITIGFAIIADFLLLPPLLMALDRRKS
- a CDS encoding DUF2236 domain-containing protein; protein product: MLQVPTSYASGYEKARSLNPEFADNYIRHTMVGDEDLDPVMDELSGMPPGEMHQFIHAGLHQEEEWLSKAPEVLQRYFREVDSKIPEWVDFEEFRPAVVGFHKNMPEILVAFVTAALLEGFTTLISKSFYLTGRVHSENATRRFKQNNRHLLEIFLPGGLRREGDGYRLSARIRFVHAMVRRLMKDSDIWETGAWGTPLSAAHIGLAVSIFSAQILKHSISLGAIYSQEERESFVKVFRYTGYIMGVPESILMKDENEARTIIDIGFMCEPPPDEHSIANANALIHAGPALLNITDPEEVAAALKTLYNISRALLGHELADALRYPKSSTFGVLAAHRLKNRISRVKNLLLKTRGRQTKLDNFSQMLQLSAYDDIGMSYRLPDNVKASESSKW
- a CDS encoding sigma-70 family RNA polymerase sigma factor; its protein translation is MHPSRLIGPSISSAFNQWKGSFFETMNKQPHRPGDFHLIHACLEGRSDAQSLLYKSFFMSDMPVHFWVYKKAYWIPAGEKEDILNDIFIAVLQSLPKFEFRSALSTYVIRIAKIKCLDAMPSRMGVARGRGIKFVDIDWFASNTESGLQIVDSNPNNGADRLFKKLEEEEQIYLLHTALKYYTGPRCRTVLKMYVRELKGELNREDIAELMGVSVQRMGQMIYDCMYRLRRKMQSRYRDYEHFTKCVCEGTRRRRRRRKE